The genomic stretch AATGCAGTTTCACCATGGGCCTTCTCAAACATGACCTCACCAGGAGGACCAGGAGGGCCGGGAGGTCCAGCAGGACCTGGAAGTCCAGCAGGCCCATCAGATCCAGGAAGTCCAGGTGGACCCTGAGGTCCAGGAATTCCCTTGGCAGCCAAACCAGCTGGGCCAGGTGGTCCAGGAAGACCTGGGTGGCCTTTAAGGCCAGGTAAGCCTGCAGGACCTGCTGGGCCAACGGGGCCTCTTGCTCCAGGAGCTCCTTCCTCTCCTTTTTCACCAGCTGCTCCAGGATATCCTGGAAGACCCTTTGGTCCAGCAGGTCCTGGTGATCCTGGGTACCAGGAGCACCTGTGTTTCCAGCATCTCCTTTGCTACCAGGAGCACCTGTAGCTCCTCTTGGACCAGGTTGTCCTGTTGCTCCTGGATATCCCTGCTTGCCCTCAATACCTTGGGCTCCCTGTTCTCCCCTGTGCCCCTTCAGCCCTGGAGGTCCCATTGGACCTTGATCTCCCTTATCACCTGTTGCCCCCCTCTCACCTGGGAAACCTCTTGCACCTTGAGGACCAGCTGGACCCACAGGACCAGTAGCACCTGGATATCCAGTGTGCCCTTTAGCACCTGGCTCACCTTTCTGACCTGTTGTACCTGGGCTACCAGCTACTCCTCTCTCACCTTTTACACCAGGTTCACCTGGTTTACCATAACCTGGAGAACCAGGAGAACCAGGAGTACCAGCTGCGCCTTGTGGACCTTTGGGGCCAGTAGGGCCAGGCATACCTGGGGCACCATTGTCACCTGGCTTGCCAGGCATTCCAATTCCAGGAGCACCCGTTTGACCTTTTGGACCTGGTGCACCCATTGGTCCAGGTTCTCCATCACGGCCAGGTGAGCCTGATTTACCTGGTTCACCAGGAGATCCAGATTTGCCTGGTCTTCCAACACCAGGCTCACCAGGCTTCCCTGTAGGACCCATTGCTCCTGCTGGACCTCTTTCACCTGGTGGCCCCTGAACCCCAAAGCCTCTTTCTCCTTTTTGTCCTGGCAGACCAGGAATACCTGGATGTCCTTTAAGTCCTGGCTCTCCCCGTGGTCCCATTGCTCCCGGAAGACCTGCTGCTCCAGGTTTGCCTGTTGAAGAAATGCCTGCAGGTCCAGGGCTACCAACAGGACCAGGCATGCCTCTGGGGCCTTGAGGACCAGTTGCACCAGTATCTCCTTTAGGTCCAGGTGCACCTGTGGCTCCAGGTTTGCCAGGTCCACCTGGAGAACCAGGTTTTCCAGGTGATGAGTAACCAGCAGGACCAGGTGGTCCAGGGGGTCCCTGTGGTCCTGGTAGTCCTTCACCATCTTCTCCAGCAGGTCCAGGGGGACCAGGAGGTCCAGGTGGGCCTTGCTCACCAGGGATACCTGGTTCTCCTGCTACGGATACCACTGGAATAAAACAAGGTGGAATTATAGGTGGAATTGGCATTTTGGAATTTActtaatgtaattaaatgtttttcatgtAATTCTATAGTGTATGTTAAAGAAATTACATTGACTGTATATACTAAATGATCTGAAAAGTATAATATACTACAAGTACAATATAccagtataaaaaaaatgttagagGACCATGCCAGATAGAATTTAGACAGACCTCAGAAATGTATGACTAAAATTTGTTCCTGTAAACAAATGGTGCCTTTCACCCATTTCTGCATTGCTAGAAATTGTTTTATTGAAGAAGAGTTCATACAGGTTTTTTCCAATAGATCTGTTTTCTAAAACAACAGGAAGTCAGTATCTTCAATTATGTTGAGTATGAGTATATGAGTATGCACTCAGAGGATGCTCTACAGATCCTCTACGATCTTCTTTTTTATTCAAGTCCCTTTTATCAAAACAGTGTTCAGACATCAGAATTAATACATTTGAAACTTCAAACCTTGTGTATCACTGTATCACTGACATTTGTgtcaactaaaatattttttcttatctttttgtcatttttgtgctTGCCTCAAATGTTTAGGTTTTAACTTAAATTGTTATATCTGTGattctattttattctattctctGAAGCCTTCAGAAACATTTCATTCCTACTACAATTACAGTTGTAATCTTTATTGTTTTtgctttattgttgtttttgcttTATTGTTTGACAAAGGCCTACCCAGAATGTCTATCCAAAGACTTGGTGGGTGCAACTCTTTCCAAATATTGTTTTGTGAGTTTAACTTAAAAGCTGAGGTACTTTAGtattatatgtaatttatatatttctattCATACTATACAAATTCAGAACCATTCATTTTCAGGATTGCATtacagtataattttttttgtgcattgtaTAATTCCACTGTAACAGGGATTAGATTCTCCAGTGGAATTATACAAtgcacaaaaaataatttatattgtaATGCAATCCTGAAAATGGATGGTTCTGAATTTGTATAAtacgaatatatatatatatatatgcggcTAGAGCTCCGGGATTTCAGTTTTATAATTGCCTTCATGTGGTCAAATCTATTGGTTTATAAACTACATCATACCAAAGGTCATTCTTGGAGGCACAGCTTTAATGAACCAAAACAGATGTGTCTAGATTTTATTCTGACACACCCAGACAAATCACTTTTCAACATGTCTCTAGAGACTAATTCTAAATAGCTGTTCATAACCTACAAAAGTTTGTTGGTTTTGACATGCATATCCTTTAAAAGCTTAAACAACACTGAATCACTTCTTCTCAAATCATATTAATCTGTGTAGTATTTTGTTGTACAATATCACCAATCAAATGATTATATTTGAACTTTGAATATTTCATCAAACCATGCAGTTAAAGagattctgtcatttactccccctcaagttgttccaaacctttataaAGTTCTTGGTTCTGCTGTACACAGAGGaatatatttggaagaatgtttgtaaccaagcagatctcttCCCTcattgactgccatagtatttttttctactattgtagtcaatggggggtgagatctgcttgggtacaaacattcttccaaatatattCCTTTTTGtaaagcagaacaaagaaactcatacaggtttggaacaaattcaggggaagtaaatgatgacagaattttcatttttgggtgaactatccctttaagcatgaTATAAGAAAATGATATAAGATTTAACATATCAAATCTTTCATACATCCTTCAACTTATTGTTCAGTACTCCAAACTGGATTTGGTTGAAGGATGTGTGGAGAAAGATTACAAAGATGCACTAAAAGATCAGTGTTAtgtaaaattcatttttactaGCTAAACTAAAAGAAACAATGTCTGGTATTTAATCAGAGACAGCAAAACAGACTTTATAGTACAATGCATCTGTAGAGGCATGACATGAATCTACAATTTGAATATTCAAAAGCTTAGACAGGTTGCATTGTACTATTGGAGGAAGCACTGTGTATCAGTAACCAATCAGTGGGCTGGACTGCCCATGAAACTTTTCTATGTGCATATCTAATTGTTTAGTATTTCCTACATATAAACTGAGTGTGTATTAATCTAATACGTCTTTAGATTAAACATTTTAGATGGAAACACAGATCTTCAGTACACTGCAGAAAgcaaagaaaagcatttttcatttttaaacacatacCATGGCTTTTCACTGAGTAGGGCTGGTACTGGGGGGCCTTCATCACCTTCTTGACAACATATCTCTCACCATGGGCAGCCGTCAAGGCAACCAGGAGAAGAAGAATGCTTGATGCTCGTAGTTCCATTTTCTGAGGTCAAATCTGCAATGGAATTGAAAGAGTTAGATGTGATGATGTAAAGAAAACTGCTGCTGATGAAGGCTGAAACATTCTAATGGAACAATTAGATCATTAGTCCATTTTTTAAGTGACAGCTAAACTATGATTTCAACTTCCATTCCattattataattttgtttAAGCCATAACTCAAAGTAGTATACAAGAGCAGCCTCCCATTTGCACCTGCTGATAGATGCCCCTCAATATCAAGGCCTAgtttcccaaaaaaaaaaaaaccaaaggAGAAGAAAAAATGGACACCTACCGGCATACTTGGGTTCCAAATAAATAAGAAGTTTAACACAGCCGCAGCTCCCACTTCTGAATATCCTTGTGGTAGGAGCCAGACAGAATCTGCTGCTGCCTAGCACAATGATGAGGGTTTTTATACCATATCTGGCCCTTGCATCATTAAAAAAGCACCTACCACACTAGTACCTCCCCTCTCATTGCAAGGCTGTAATTACCAAGCAGATTTTGCCCACTGTTGGCATGTCACTTCAGGATGGCTTTTGCTTTGAGTGTTTAGACCCATGATTAGATCTTGTTAAGCTCCCCTCAAAGCTgcaaaagatgcattttagtccTAAATTTAGgtagaaaatgtcatttttagagTATGGATGGCCTGTATGATGTGTACTTCCCTATGTAATGTTCTTATCTTTAGAAACATGATGTAAACAATAATTGACATAGAAGTTAGTCACTTTTTTAAGTTTTGCATTGTATTTGGCATTGCATTGCAAATGGGATAGTATATTAtagacaaatatatatttttaaatatttctatctatctatctggaaattttaaacaattaatGCTACTTGTTTgaaatatacacaaatattatattatatatttgtatatatttgtgaatatctatctatctatctacactgtaaaaagtaattgttagtttaacttaaaaaagtaagttacctggttcattgaaattaaaaatttgagttaatacaatgaagatgattggtttaatcaacagaaactcaaaatatgatgTTATATGAACCACAGtaattatttaagttgatttgacaaaagaaaatatgttgtgataacaaatcatgaaaataaatgtgtacaatctatctatctatctatctatctatctatctatctatctatctatctatctatctatctatctaaatgtttGCTATTAAAAGCTACTGAAAATTGTTTTAACAATTTCTGCCTTGTCTTTCTGGTTGTCTTTCCAAATACCTCACTTTTTTTGGACTGTCTGGTGAATTCGAATTTCTCCCAGAAAAACATATACAAAAACATAAGGGGGAAGACAGATTCAGCAGGTTGGTGTGGGAACTGAAAACCTCCTGCTGTCCATGACAACAAACACGATGGATCCAAATGTGTCTGACCATTAGAGAACACATTTAACTCTTTTCCTTGAGAAAGGCTCATACAGGAGCCACTTTGACTCTGTTTGTTCAGCGTGTCTGTTCTGAGAGTGTGTGAGGCTTTCATAAAATTTACTATTTCAGGCCAAACAAGTTTATGGTTCTTTACGTGTGTATTTTTGTAAGTGCTTCACCCAGAAACAGCTAATAAAGAATATATAAAAAGACGTTCTGGAAAATACATCTGACTTTGACTTTTTTACCCTCTTGTGTGGGGGAGAGCGATGATAATTTCTCAAAGCGTCCAGAAGGTGGCACATTTTGTACAGTACTCTTTATAAGTGCACGTCTTTGAGTGTTTCTGGATTTGTCAGCATCTTCCTCACTAAGCATTTCTTGCCATTATGGTCCTTTCATCATGTTTTTTTCCTTAAATTGGGTCTTCTCACACAGTTCTCCCTCACTTTCTGAGGCTGCTGCTGGGTTTTTTCTCCAATTTATTTTTGGGCGCATGGGAAACGTGCACACCCAATTAATCATACCCTCTACAACACAAGAGTGGTCTTGAGGTAAGATCATGATCAGCTATGTGCGGCAGGCAACAGCTCCTAAATCTTTACATAATAACATATACTGTATGGTTCTGCCCTTATGATTCCATATACTGTATGATGTAGGCCTACTCCTGTTCACTGAAGCGGAAAGACTAGGTTAAATGGAAGATCCCTTTTGCACACATGATGGAAGATTTATGCCACATAGTGTATCATTAAGTGTTCCCTGAACATGAAGTTTGTTTCAACATCTCCAATTTTCTGAATTAGTCTCAATCAAGTATAATTTTCCAAAGTGGTGCCTAAATAGTTTAGAATAATAATTGCATTTGACAGGCATTGTTTTAACATGTTCTGCTCCTGAAAAACCAAATTCTTTGACTTGGTAAAATACCGCATGCTGAGAATTGGAAGACATGCTGTTTTATAGACATGGCATGACATCTAAAAGAAAGATCACAATATCAGCTGTCTGCAGCAGGTGTCTGATTACAACCTACACTCAGACACTTAATTTTTTCCAAAGACATgatttttcctcttcctttaATTCTGATGTGATCAACggtgttttatttaaagggatagttcacctaaaaatgaagaTTGTGTGATCATTTAGTCACTTTCATATCACTTTTCACCTGTATGTTatttttctgtgaaacacaaaaggtgaAAGGTTAATTACAACGTAAGGTTCTTACAattcaaagtttggggtcagtaagatttttttttttttttttgaaagaagtgtcttatgccaaaggctgcattcatttgattgaaaatacagtaaaatattgttatatatttatacaatttaaaaaaaaaagaaaggtttTTATTCCTGGAataaatttattcctgttatgacaaagctgaattttcagcatcattactccagtcttcagtgtcacatgatccttcagaaatcattctaatatgctgatttgatgctcaagaaacatttcttatattaacaatgttgaaaacagttgtgctgcttaatatttttgtggaaactgagatatttttttttaggattctttgatgattcTATAAAGTTAAAAAgcaacagcatttatctgatatttatttgacattttttgtaacaatgtaagtCTTTACTTTCACCTTAGATCAaattataaaacggttagttcctgtccttgattctgattgctCAATAGctgttttttattcacaataaaacatgGCTACGCTTCATCCAACGGTATGGCTACACAACAcccctagcaaccactcttagcaacgtaaactgtttgttctcatattgatattgttcattgaagcttactgtattatgtagaagagtattgtgagaaagagatcgagtgaacgagtttattacctgcattcagatttagcattttccttcaggtcagtcctatgttcataataaaaaatctgtttaaatgtctgctgcaatatcttgtccttttaacagttaaggggttttcccgtgactgacagcgctagtcaaagcatttgtcggttgcgtcttgttccgtgttcacataaattcagtcttttcaatataaaagtctttgcgactgagtgaatcactcataaagacagtctttgccgccatctaatggcataataatgtaacttctgttgctgttcactgtcagggactattttttttaaatagcttgATAGCTTTGTGTTATGAACAAGCTAAAATTTAATTGACTAAATAAAAGTCACTGAGTTCAACTGAAGAACCAGATCATAAGTGGATGAACTGGTTCACTGAAAAGAATCATGCCAAAAACAACCtttttaaaaatctagtttATTGTAAACTTGGCATCGCAtatgaatattgttggctctATGACATTTGTAAGtctctttggataaaagcgtctgctaaatgaacaAATGTGAATGTAAGAGAATTATTCATTAATTAACTGATCTGGTTCTTGAGTTGAACTCAGTGATCATATTCTCTCTGGAAGACAAGATTATTAGTGAAAAACATCACTAATTTCTCCTTCTGTGTTCCACATGCAGATAAAATAACATCATATGGATtatgaatgacatgaggatggcGAAATTtacatttgtgggtgaactatgcctttaagtgTGTGCTAACTCCATGAACACTTTCCTCTGCTGACAACTGTTCTTTCTAAATGTGTCGTTGCACCTCCTGCAGTGAAGTCTccagaaaacattaattttttttcaaactatgtttgtgtttgtgtacaaCCCACTAAGGAGGCGAGTGACTCAAAATGCTACTGACATTTAGTTTAATGACAGAGCAAGTATGGGTGGAGTCTGtctttttgttacattttcagGTTTTGTTAATTTATGTCTTTTGAAAACTGTCAAAGTGAAGAGCATGAAGGGTTTTTCATCACTCAGCTCACAACCTGAGATCTCAAGACGTGTCCATCTGATGAAACCATGCTTCTGTTTGCTGCATAGGTCATTAAAAGTCTATACTGTCATGTGAGTGATTTAGTTTTCTTTTTATGAGCTGTGTCATAGGCCCATAAAATGACACAGCACTTAGGTTACGGTGACTTCACTTTGCAGTAACAGAGGAAAAGATAGGAAATGAAAGAAATACATTGCCTTCAGCCATGTAGGCCTCTGTTAAACTCATTACCCTCTCTGGCTTTCTTGTTGTGGTTACCATCTTACTTTATAATAACTATTATGGCCTGCATTGTAggcatt from Megalobrama amblycephala isolate DHTTF-2021 linkage group LG5, ASM1881202v1, whole genome shotgun sequence encodes the following:
- the col10a1a gene encoding LOW QUALITY PROTEIN: collagen, type X, alpha 1a (The sequence of the model RefSeq protein was modified relative to this genomic sequence to represent the inferred CDS: inserted 1 base in 1 codon), giving the protein MELRASSILLLLVALTAAHGERYVVKKVMKAPQYQPYSVKSHVVSVAGEPGIPGEQGPPGPPGPPGPAGEDGEGLPGPQGPPGPPGPAGYSSPGKPGSPGGPGKPGATGAPGPKGDTGATGPQGPRGMPGPVGSPGPAGISSTGKPGAAGLPGAMGPRGEPGLKGHPGIPGLPGQKGERGFGVQGPPGERGPAGAMGPTGKPGEPGVGRPGKSGSPGEPGKSGSPGRDGEPGPMGAPGPKGQTGAPGIGMPGKPGDNGAPGMPGPTGPKGPQGAAGTPGSPGSPGYGKPGEPGVKGERGVAGSPGTTGQKGEPGAKGHTGYPGATGPVGPAGPQGARGFPGERGATGDKGDQGPMGPPGLKGHRGEQGAQGIEGKQGYPGATGQPGPRGATGAPGSKGDAGNTGAPGXPGSPGPAGPKGLPGYPGAAGEKGEEGAPGARGPVGPAGPAGLPGLKGHPGLPGPPGPAGLAAKGIPGPQGPPGLPGSDGPAGLPGPAGPPGPPGPPGEVMFEKAHGETAFPVLVKSPVSAFTVATVTPYPPSGTPIKFDQIVYNAEQHYDPETGLFTCQIPGIYYFSYTMHVNGANALVALYKNSDPVMFTYDEYNKGFVDQMSGSSVLQLNEQDTVYIQIPDDEANGVFAADNVHCSFSGFLIAST